The following is a genomic window from Aquila chrysaetos chrysaetos chromosome 2, bAquChr1.4, whole genome shotgun sequence.
ACACTGCAGACTGCTGTGTCACGTATAAACAGACAAGCTACTTGGATCTTGTGAAGAGCAGCCTGGAGTTCCACAGGGGCTGGTATAGATGTGCCAAAGGATAGTAAGACTGCTCAGAAGACAAgcacaactttatttttaatggcaggTTTAAAAATATAACTAGATAAAAACTATATCCAtctgcaaacacaaaacccTCCCCTGGAGCTCTCAGttgaaggggtggggggagagtcCCCCAGTCCATGCTGGAAAAGACAACCTGGTTCACAGATCAAAAGATTTTCATTCCAGTTTTCTGAAGGTAAACAGCAATCAGTGTGCTTCCCAGTACCTCCTACTGCAGCTAGcctttgtttctgcagcttACTATCAGATCATTACTTTTGAGAACCTGCTATTTGACTGTATTACAGCCTGGCCACAACTTAACTTGCCATGCTATCCACACTAATAACGGCTGTTCTGTTAATGCTATGAAGAATGTAGGAGATGAACTTCTTGTGAATTACTCTTAAGCAATCTAGCTTTTAGAGAAAAATTCCCTCTGGACTTATCAGAGAAACAGTCAATTACATCTACAGCACCACCTTATACTTTTAGACATAGAATTAATCTTCTGCATCCAAACCCACGTCAGACCTGGCTTTAAAATCCTTTGCTAGCCTTTTAGCCCAATCCAAATACTATGCAAAAAAACATAAAGAGGAGAGGAGTCAAGGGGCAGCATAGCTGGACAGAATCTGTCATCTCTATGCCTGGTGAAATGTTGCACCCCTCCAGATGGTAACATGCACTCAATTTGTCAGCAAAATAAGTTTCCTGACCCAGAACTTCCTGTTGCAGAGGTAAAATGCCACACTTCTTGCTCATAGCTGTCTACAATACATTGCCATTTGCAAGGCAGACTTACTGTGAATTACATGCTGGTTccatttcaaaagatttttggaTAGACCAATGATAAAGAGTAAAAATTAATCTCTTACCATCCTCTGAtgactttaattaaaattgtcGGTGACAGAACCCAAGAACTGCAATCCAGAACATCATGGAAAACTTCAATACCGTTTTTTTGATAGTCTGATTCACAGTATATCACCAGCTgtgttaaaaaccaaaaacaaaaaccaaaaaacaaacaccaacaaCATGTAATTCTATCTTGCTATGCTTTAAATATAGAGAGGAACAGtaaagataataaaatttaTCTTACCTTGCCAGGTCTGGGATTGATTTTACTTTGCCCATTTCTTGAAAGTGCCTAATAGACAGCGGGGAGAGAAaagtcacaaaagaaaaaaaacgcAAACCAAAAACGTGTTCAATAAAGATGCTCAGCTATAAAAAAAGAGctagtaaaacaaaacaaaaattagtcTGAATAGTGAAAAGCTGATAACACTTCAACTAAACCTACTTACTGCTTCaattccttcttcctcctgaaGAGCAATATCTTGCCAAAAATGTAcaaatttacactttttttttttaaacatctcacTGAAGCCAACTAACCTCAGAATGCTTTAAAATCCTACTGATCAGCTTCCTGTATATTCCAGGAGTTTCATACCAAGAGACTACTTTAAAAACTGGTATTAATAAAGTACATGCTCTACAGtgataaagatattaattaaaatttaaatgtctAGTAACCATaaagcatgaaataattttgaaggaaTATATGAAAAGACTGAGGAGGCAGGATGACATATACATGTATGAACTAACTAGCATTATCAATTTTGTGCTGAACACCTTGTGACAAGATAGGTTCCTTCAAAAAGCATGAGACTCTGCAATAAGTGATGGACTAAAAATGccaagaacaaataaaacacattgaGGTATACAAAATCTAAAACAATGTTGAAGTCAGTGGTAAATTATATGATACAGAATATATGGGAAAGTTGTGGTTGCACCACGTcatcttaaaacaaataaagaaagcGTTGCAATTATGTGTTTGGTTTCCTAGCAAGGACAGGAGTGCTCATTCTGGGACAGGGTCCCACTCTTCTAGGAACTAttcatacaaacaaaaaaacccaaacagatcCTGCCCCTAAACAGGTTGCAGGCTAAGATAACCAGCAACACGTGCAAGGAACTAATGAAAACTTATTAGATGGCATGCAGGGCAGGCAATGGTCTCAGGACAGAGTTCCTAACCACCATCAGTTTTTTGTAGGCATCATCAAGACACGTTGAAGCATGACTGGTTTTTTTAGCCTGTGCTTCAATTCCAGTTAGAACTTGCTCTGTGTTTTAAGGAATGCCGAAGTCATTGTTTTGGGCTGCCCTTACTCTTTTCCTTCACATTACACATTAGCCATTGCATCATTTTCTTAGTCATTGGAAGATGCACAGTAGGTACACATCATatgttaaaccacgacaaaacatttttggttCCTGTCTAAGTTAAGCAAGACGATTCAGAGTCAGCAACAGCGCTGCAGAAGTCCTGGAACCCTTTGGAGCCTAATGGGTTTCTCTCAAGAGCAGTCTTACATGTGCACATACCCCCTTGCTCTATCAGGCCTCCATACTCTACTGAAAAATTGAAACCCACTCAAGAACAACAGTTTAAGTAGCAAAAAGAATCAGTACTAGTCATTTAGCTTTAAACTCAGGTTTTGAAATCCAAGCAGGACCATCCAGAGTAAGAAAGCCTTTTTAACTGGCAGCGTATGTCTACACCACTGCAAATAACCCCCCCAATTTTCATCcccacactaattaaaaaacTTCCCATGAGAGAAAAATCTACATCCTCAAAATTGCCAAGTACCATGGATGACTTCCTTCTACAAGGTAAAGAAGAAAGGAGTAATTTCTACTACTCCCCCACTACTTTTAGTAGAATTGTAACAGCAGATAACCATTAGctttagaaaagtatttctcaAACTTCTCATATGCTGCTTCAATTCCACAGGTCATATTAACGCAGCTATTAAACTCTGGAGAACATATTTCTTCCCACGGTTCTTAGATCTCCTGATTCTAGTTTTCCCCTCTGGTAACAGTAAGGGCCCACATCAACAGAAATAGCAGATAATATAGGACATCAGTTCATCGttctgaaaatagaaattacaaAGTTCTCCCACATTAGGGTAAAGTTGCCTCGAAGCGAAAACGTAGGTCTGCCTTCACTCATGATGAGTAGATGCTCATAATCAGGCAAAGGGACAGCCCTCCACTGTAGCAGCACTTCCAATAATCACTACTATCCAGTTCTTAAAGTATTCTTAAAGAATACGCATTTTCTATCAAATGCATGGGAATACTGGGAACAAAAACAGAGGGCTAACAAAAAGTTTGCCCTGTTACTCATTTAACAGGGCAATGGCTGAATGTCttgctggaagaggagagatTATTGTCAACAGAAGAAGCAGGCACAAGTTTTCTAAAGTTCACAGAAAGCATTCTActaatttacaagaaaaaattaaagttaGCATgagatttgtttcaaaataatacaaaatcaAGTATGAAGACATATACAAACATACACTTTCAATTCATAATTGTGAAGAGTCTCAAAATAAGGGCACCAGGAAGAAACTTAATCATGTTAATAGATGCCATCTCATTTTTATGTGTAGCCAACATCAGATGAAACTGGTGCCATACCTACATTCACCTCTACGTATCTGTAATCTATGTATGTCCCTAagaggggaaacaaaacaaaacaatgtatGCACATCATctatagaaaaaagaaaagctgggtAACTTTCCAGGCAGATTTTAGACAACACAATACTTACATCCACATCTAATAAACCAGCAGGAACATTTGATTCATATCTGTTTGGCCCTAACCAGCTGGAAAAACTTTTCTCAGGGTTCCCATAGTTGGGCATTTGTAAACTTAGTTCTTTTTTTGCACTATCTGCTTGCATGTACTTCTCCACAAAACTTGGAAACTTCATATCTGAAAGAGACTGaattgcaaaaccaaaattaacaGTCATTCAGCAGGTAGACAAAATTTTACATGGTTGCATTTCATGAATGATCTTTATTACCTCAGATTTTTGAGGCATGCTAAATGGCCCAGAAGCATCCTGTTGTAAAGGAGGCATCCCTGAGGAGTCAGTTGTAAAAGCTGTTGTGGTGTTATTTACTGAGGTGACAGAAGGattaaaaaacttttctttagaTGCAGAAGACAGCAAGCTTGAGAAGAGGGAGCTTTTTTCAAGCCGGGATCTCTTAATTTCACCATCTGTACCATCAatgttctcttttccatttatttcctgAGTAAAGGCAGGTTCCTCTCTATTACATGATTGCAGTGCTTTGAATATGATACTTTGCTCTGTTGATGCACGCTTGGGCCTGACCCTGGCTATCGTTTCCaggctttgcattttaatttgttggGCTGGTAACAGATcctgtgttttttccctcctcagtCCCAAACCAAAAGTAAATACACTAGGATCAAATACTTTCTCTAAATTGTCTTCATGAATGGGAGGCATTGCGAagtggggtgctggggactTGGGAAGTTTTgacctcttctttttctgggGTAAACAAACTGAGCTGTCCaagttttttattgtttcagcAAACTTCTTCATGTCAGATGGGGAATCAAAAACGCTATCATCTTCAGCAGATCCATTACAGGTTTTGCCTGGGCTCTCTTGTGTATTGATGTTCTGCTCTGATATCAATATACTATCTTGACTGCTATCATCATACTGCAGTGCTGCAAAGCTCAAATCTCCGGGCTTTGcctttttatctccattttccGTCTTCTTAAATTCTGATCTAGAAACCTGATGAGATGGTAGAGGATATTTTTCATCATTGCAAGGTGATAAAACCTCTGTGTTTGGCAGcgtcttttcttcatttctgtggaATTCTGAGCTTGTGTTATTTCTTTGGTAGGAAGTATCTTGAGCATTTTCACTTTTACTGGGCAAGtgcaaagacagtttaaaaggtgaactttcttttttagctGTGGTTAATTCTGGATCGGGTTGCTTCAGAGAGACACTACCAGCATcaattttgctgctttggttAAAAAGGGATATTGCAGCTTTTACTTTAAGTTCTGTTGTCTTCCCAATATCCTCATAAAAGGCAGAGCCttcttcatttttgccttttaattctgcagtgctttctttctctggtgTGCCATTCTCAAATAACTTCTGGCGACTGCTTTGCTTATTTAACGTTTTATCAGGCTGTTCGCTTTCCTTAGGTTGTCTTCCAAATTTCAGCTTTGCTCTGCCAACAAATGTGCTTGGTACAGTACTATTTTTTGAAGCAGGGATGTCAGCAGGCCTCTGGCTCTGGTTAGcgcatttattttcaaacaaggAAATTTTGTTGGCGATGTTGCTGTTAGTTTTATTAACTGGTTTTTCAAGAGTATCCTGCTCACTTTCTAAACTGTCTTGATTTGTAGGTGCTTTAAAATTCAGCTCTACATTCTTCGGTTTGGCTGGACTACAGGAGACAAAGTGATACAGAGTTACATCTTTGATTAATCTTGAAAAGACTtgtaataaatttaaaaacaataatatgTAGCATTATAATGACATTTTCCATAGTCATATTCAGTTTAAATTTTGGTATTTCAAAAGGAATTAACTAAAAAAGGAGTAACTATAcgaatgacaaaaaaaaaaatcagacactAAGTAAGGAGAATACATTCAAACATGTACATAGTTCTCTAAtgctctgtaaaacaaaaaacacaacagcCTACAGCATCTGCAATCAAGGCAGAGAACTTAACTATTTATGACTGACAGACATTAAAATTTAATAGTGAATAGGCAGAATAAATTATACGCATGCAATTCCCTACAGAGTTTAGGAAACAAATCCCAATTCATTAAGGTGATAATGAGTTGGTTAACATTTGAATATACCTCTCCAACAAGTTTTGAAGACATCTGCCCAGATTCTTTGCAGCCCTTACACTGCAGAAGCAACCTTAAATCCAGTGAAAGACCTCTTCTGGCCTCATTAGTGCTGGTGGAAAAGCTAACTGTCCCCAGTCACTGCATCACCACTTGGCTAAGCAAATACCACATGTGAGGACTCTCCCATTTTCTTCAGGTAAAGTCAGTTAACAATTCAAATTGTGTAAACTAACACTGCTGATTTTACAAGAATTGAATCAGGAAACACTTACAGAAACTTCTCCATCAGAGTGGATAGAGAAGCACGTACACATACATAGCACATAGTACTCACGTACTATGGCAGAAGGCTGATGACATGCAAGTGAGGGTTTTAAGCCTCCTTCCTCTGAATACCTACATCCAGGAAAAAGTTATCTGTCCATGTCACTTGCTACTGCAGGAACAGTACAAACAGCTGTGACGATGCAGGGCACATCTTCAAAATTTATCAGTAAGATATAAGGAGTGTCAAGGAGCCCCCCATCACCTCAAAGGCAAACCTGTTCTCCGAAGAGGAATCTGGAGACACTCAGCAGGGGGAGAACAGGCAGAAACTGCACTACATGAAAACTGATGATGgtgggaaataaaagaaactagCTTGCAGCAACAATCTCCAGGGCCTCAAATGCTCTATCAATCAATGGATGATTCTGGTATTTgagtgctttcttcttttttaccCACACAAACTGTTCACTGAGCTCTCAGACAGCTCTTTAGCCCAAGAAAGAAGCATGAGGTACAAGTGAGTTAACATGAGCAACCCAAAACCTGGTAtcactcctttctcctcttcctcaagAGATCCATCCCAAGTACGAACGTAAACCCTACTAAAGCAAGACTCTCCATTGTACAAGCTTCTTTTCTTGGGAAAAGCATGAGGAGCAAACTTACTGAAATAACACAAGGAACCCAAAATCAGCTGCCTAAGAATCTATACAGAAAGCAACCGTTAAAAATCACCGTATCCTTTCGGAGAATAATTCCCAACAGTGTTCACTGTAACTACTAGCCTGCTCACATTGGTTCACAACTGGAAGGCTCTTATGAAGAATATGTcatcaaataaaaaaggaaacagtaaaCTTAAAAATGACTGGCCATACTTCAGATAGGTGCTAATAAAACACACCTGGAAAATTTAAgtctagaaacagaaaaaaattattcctgaaatggggaaggcagggagggaactATCATGCAGCATAAGATTAAATCTATTTAGACACtacttttcatttgcagtatgactgtttttaatttaactttgaaaagtttaggattctatgatttttctttttggaaaatgaatatAAGTTGCAAAGGACCTCTAAAGGTCAGCAAGTCCAACTTCCTGCTCAAAACAGGGACAGTTTCAAAGTTAGATCACGCTGTTGAAAGCTTTGGCTGATCAAGTTCCGAGTATCTCCAAGGGTCAAGATTTCACAACCTTACTAGGGAAGCATTGCAGCAGGTCAGCCGCTGTCACTGTGAATTCTTTTTGCCTCGGATCCCATTGAAACTTCACTGTTGCAACTTGCTACCATGGCCATTGTCCTTTCACTGCACACCTCAGGGACGAATCTGGCTCTGCCTTCTCTATAATACCTCTATAGGTAGCAAGAGATGATTGAGTTCTACCCatatccttctcttctctcagtTGAAGTCAAGGTGCTTCAGCTTCTCCTCATACATGGTATGCTCCAGTGGATCACCTTCTTAATGGCTCACCACTGGGCTCATTCCAATTTGTGAGCGTCTCTCTTGTACCAGGAAAAGAGAGTTGGAAGAGGACAGAGGGGTACAACTCGATATAAAGCCCCAGATGCAGCCTCATGAGCACCGAGTACCTTctcctttgacctgctggctATGCTCCTGCCAATGTACCCCGGTACAGGCTTAGCCTTCATCTGCTACAAGGATGCACAACTGATACATGCTGAATTTGCTGTTCACCAGAACCTTTTGTGTCCTTTTCTGATCAGAAAAAGGTACTTATCCTGTCCTACCTGTGTTTTCAAGAGGTACCACTAACGGCCTAGTTATCTTAACAGACTCATTTCCATACCATCCTTTTGTCAGCCTGCCACTTGCACTACTACATGCATTTCAACATAACAACATGTATCTTCCTAATAAAATCCATCTGTCCCTGTATGCCTCGATGCAAGCAAGTTTAATGGTTAATACTGACAGTTATCAGCCATGCCTGAAACCTGTTTTAAATCAACAGCTAACACCTCAAAGGTATAGTTTCAAGCTTTGCAAATTTACGTAGAAACAACCACTTCAGCACTTTGTATTTTAcattctgcagtatttctgcacagcagcagcaacagaaaagcagctgagacCAAAGAGCAATAGAAAGCTCAGCCCTGAAGCTCCATCCACTACAGCTGGCCTCCTCTAACTAATCTTTCCATTACACCTTTTTACACATcaagaaatgctgattttaaataCAGCCAAAAGATGTGCCTTATTGCAATAACTGAGTTTCTAAGCTTgtttaaaaggaagagatgTTGATTGTGTACCCTCTAACCCTGCCCTCCAGTATGGGGGAAAAGCATTGAAAGATGGATTCACTTAACAGTGCGAACGCTTTCTTACAAACGACCCAGTGTGGCTGATTCCTACCACCCATTGCTGATCTGCAATGTCAGGAACAAGCAGGCACAAGAGAAATACTGATGTCCTCCTCTTTGGTTACACCTTGCAGCTAACCTGTGGAAGCAAGCAGTTAAACCTCTCCCAATATAGTCATAAATGGAAGGTGAGTCACATAGTTGAAGCATACTGTCCAAAGGACCATGTCAAGCACGTAACTGATGCCAAAAAACATTGATGCCAAGACATCAGATTGAGgtgagcaaagaaaaatggcatGTTAACAGAGCAGAATAATTCAACAAGTGGGCATAAACGCAAAGGCAACTACAAACCCATGTCTGAACATCAAATATGACAACTGAAGCCAAGTTTTTCGCTAAGCACACCGAAGTAACTACTGCCTGAGGTTTTATTTGCTGATTAAGATGTACCATTAGCCTCAGTTTAGTCTCAAACCTGATTGCTTCTagcttttgaaaaggaaacCTAAGTACCCTGTGACTTCTGAGATGCCCGATACACGacataaaaggagaaaagacagaaaatgctaTCATTACTTGCAGGGAACCAGCAAAAccaacttcttttaaaattgtttctaaaGAAACTTGATTCCCAGAATTAGCACAATGTCATTAGTAAGAGacattatgcatttttaagtgaaaactaCTTTGATTATATGAAATCCATCTTATAGGAGGCAAAGGAGTCTGTGAgtaaatgagtatttttcaaCCTGAAAGGGATTCATGTGAAGTATCTaacaattttttaatctttgaaatTGGAACAGTTATCTGTTTTCTAGTTCAAAGCAATAACAAGAGAACAAAAACACACCTTCTTTTAGTAATGGCaccaccttttcctttcccattttacAGCAGCTTAATCCACATCCAGGTTTATAGCTCATGTATTCTGATGAATGACTACAAATTATACCAGGTAATCTGACCATATCAATTTGTCTGGCTAAAGAAACTGTCTGGTACTGCGCAGTGACAGCTATCAGATGCATCAGGAACCTTGCATGCAACACAGCGGTCCCCACCCAGGGCTAAAGTTCTTATAGCGGCAGATAAGGCCAAGACACAGAGCGCCACACACCCCACAGAATCAGGTGAAATAGAACAGGCTGtttattcattaaaattcaaTCTGTCATAAAGGACACTTGCCCATTACTTTGTGAGTATAGCAGAAGGTAATTCATTGTACAGCAAGCCAAGGAGATACCCAGAACAACGAAATCCAGCTATGCAAGCATTTATAAGTTCATCACCACTAATGACAGtgacacaaagagaaaaatatgaaagctgTCTTTCCTTTGAAGTTGTGAAGATACAAAACTTCAGAGTTTAAGATTTGTGATCTATACTGCCAGATGGCAAAGCATCACCATGTACAAAACCACCACAATTTAACCTTCAGTACTAGgtgtttttaattcagttacGAATTAACAAATCCGATGTAGAGTATTACAAATCAATTGTTCCTAATGCTCCTACACTTCTCAGATGTGGGAAGCATAATTGGAAACATAGGTGTTTCTTAAGCCATAATGTTAAACCTTCACATCCCTCTAACACAACTGAATGACAATTCTGAACACTTGGTGTACCTCAGGTGGACCTATAGGATTCCATGTAGTCTGACACCTATAAATGAATGTAACAGAATGAGGAAAGCAATAGCACATAGTACATAGCCGTGACAATCAAACAACAGAAATGACGAACGTAATAGAATGATTCACTGTAGAAGAGAACGCAATAGAATCCAGGAAATCAATCCCTGGACTCATACTAGTGATTACAGTGAAAGTTATAAATACATCCACTTCTTTCGAATCCTAAGGAAAGCACTGATCACCTCTGTTTGACAGATGACAATTTCTTTGTGTGTAAAACCAAATCCTGCAAACTAATATATGCATAATTCTGCAAATGCCTGATGTTATTCACATGCATAAAAATTTACATGATTCATACTGCACATACTTATGAAAGCAACCATACATATTCAAATTTCTGGAGTGTGATTTATCATGTCATTTGAAGGATCAAGTTCTACATTGCATCCTACgtttcttcataaaataataGCACAACTTACGTTGTTTCAAAGAACAACTTGAACACATTCCTTATTCAAAGATTTTCACATACAAAATCTTCAACCACATCCTCAGCTCGTTACAGATAGCAAAACTACATTAAGGTCAATGACAGACGAGCTAATCTGTGCAACAACGGGGGCACTGACGATGatgacagagcagcttttaCGTATGTTAAATTATTCCATATAATGGAATTGACATACAAAGAAATTCCctatccattaaaaaaaaatggaaaaaagaattatttttctaacaCATGTAAACTACAGTGCTTGTTAAGTGGTAActataattataatttttttttaaaaggccagTTCTTAACTGAACATAATCTAGATAGATAACTGATACATAGCTATAGAGTTCCTATAGAATCCTAAACACAGATACAGGTGAAATTACAGCTACAAGGGTAAGGTAAACTAGTTTATGTTACTTACAGGCTAATCTTTGTCATGACTGTTCTGGAAGCATCCAAACTCTTCAGCTTCGAGCTGTCTAAATCAGAATTTGTCTGTCTCTCAGCTGACATACACAGGTCTCCATTTTTAATCCCATCAGTACGCAAGAAAGCTCTTCCATCCGAACCATTACCATGCTTTACTGCCTTGGtctcatttctgctttcagcaaaCACCAAGGCAGTGTCTTCTGTCTTATCGCCCAAAGAAACTTTGGGAGACTCCAAGCTGTCTTCCCCAAAAGCCACAGGTATAGCTCCCTTTTCCACTGAAGTTCTTTTTGTTACTGGGTTACTCTCTGGTGATGCTAAAGGTTGCCTTTTTGAGGGATTATCTTTTACCTGACCCTTCAAACCAGTAGGGGAAACGGGGACAGCATCTGACTGACTCTTTTTACATGATCTTCTCCTCGCAGGGGTTGTGTTTGATATCTGCTGCTTGCCTTTGTCAGATTCAGTTTTAGATGCCCCTTTGTGAGCAGATCCAACTTTTAGGTCCTGATTATTACCTGGGGAAGACGAATTCCTTTCAGGAGTCTGTTGAGGAGACTTCGCTTTTCTTTCCGAGTTTATTACCTTGTCTGAAAACACCTCAGAAGGGACATCATCCTCAAAAACAGATTCTTCTCTTGCAGTAGTCTCAGTCTGGTTTCTCTCTCCATTTGGAATGTCACTAGATGACTgagattttctcctttttccagatCTTTTATTAGCAGATTTTTTATCCATTGTGTCCGAGTCACtacaattttcttctgatgtaACAGTCACAGGTTCATTAAGGAGTTCGTCTGTTTTTCTTAGATAGATATCAACTGTTAACACTCTAGCAGAATGTGTGTGTTCACTCGCCGCAGATTCCAACTCGTATGGCAAATCCTTTGATTTTGCATGCCCGGGCTCCTCAGACACCCACGTGTTCACAAGCTGCTTGTGGCTTAAGATACTCTTTTCTAAGTCTTCACTAGACAAATTTCTCAAGCTTTTTATGAAATCTGGAGTTGTGGAATTATTTATATCTGTGATGGATTCTTTCTCCAGTTCCAGAGTTTCCACATTCAGACTACTCTCAAAGAAAGAGTTTTTAATGgtttcactgctgctgctccaatCTGCTGACCACTCACTGTCAGAAGAGACTCCCCTACTACTCCATTCTGAAATGGTATCACGATACAGCGGTCCTACTTCCCCACTGAAATTATATTCCTGCGTCTCAGAAACATCACTTACGTTTCTCACTTGCTTCTGTACTTGAGGAGCTTCGTGTCCTTCCTTTATGTGCCTACAGTATATCGGCTGCGCTCTGTGAGGAGAAACTGACCTCTCCCCTTTCCGATGTGAAGTATGTTCTACTGAacttttgacatttttccttctccccgTACCAAACAAATTTCCAAGTCTTTCCAAAactggtttctttttattctcttctctaGAAGAATCTGGAAATTGTGAGGTGGactatgaaaacaaacaaacatttggTTAATGTCAAAATTGTTTCTATAATACATTTGTTTGTATTAGCACCACCTATAAATTAAAAGGATACACTGAATGGGAACAAAACAGCTTACTGAACAACACTAGCTctcaaaaaagaacaagaaaaacaaaaccctcaaaaaacaattaaaatcacaagatccttctgtttgtttacaAGTATGCTCACCTTGCCTTATAAAACCAGCATTACATGTCCCAAATCTCAAACTTTTGCACAATTAGTTAACGTCACACAAAATAACATGGGAAAGCATCCTGTG
Proteins encoded in this region:
- the CRYBG1 gene encoding beta/gamma crystallin domain-containing protein 1 isoform X2, with the translated sequence MSTSQFPDSSREENKKKPVLERLGNLFGTGRRKNVKSSVEHTSHRKGERSVSPHRAQPIYCRHIKEGHEAPQVQKQVRNVSDVSETQEYNFSGEVGPLYRDTISEWSSRGVSSDSEWSADWSSSSETIKNSFFESSLNVETLELEKESITDINNSTTPDFIKSLRNLSSEDLEKSILSHKQLVNTWVSEEPGHAKSKDLPYELESAASEHTHSARVLTVDIYLRKTDELLNEPVTVTSEENCSDSDTMDKKSANKRSGKRRKSQSSSDIPNGERNQTETTAREESVFEDDVPSEVFSDKVINSERKAKSPQQTPERNSSSPGNNQDLKVGSAHKGASKTESDKGKQQISNTTPARRRSCKKSQSDAVPVSPTGLKGQVKDNPSKRQPLASPESNPVTKRTSVEKGAIPVAFGEDSLESPKVSLGDKTEDTALVFAESRNETKAVKHGNGSDGRAFLRTDGIKNGDLCMSAERQTNSDLDSSKLKSLDASRTVMTKISLPAKPKNVELNFKAPTNQDSLESEQDTLEKPVNKTNSNIANKISLFENKCANQSQRPADIPASKNSTVPSTFVGRAKLKFGRQPKESEQPDKTLNKQSSRQKLFENGTPEKESTAELKGKNEEGSAFYEDIGKTTELKVKAAISLFNQSSKIDAGSVSLKQPDPELTTAKKESSPFKLSLHLPSKSENAQDTSYQRNNTSSEFHRNEEKTLPNTEVLSPCNDEKYPLPSHQVSRSEFKKTENGDKKAKPGDLSFAALQYDDSSQDSILISEQNINTQESPGKTCNGSAEDDSVFDSPSDMKKFAETIKNLDSSVCLPQKKKRSKLPKSPAPHFAMPPIHEDNLEKVFDPSVFTFGLGLRREKTQDLLPAQQIKMQSLETIARVRPKRASTEQSIIFKALQSCNREEPAFTQEINGKENIDGTDGEIKRSRLEKSSLFSSLLSSASKEKFFNPSVTSVNNTTTAFTTDSSGMPPLQQDASGPFSMPQKSESLSDMKFPSFVEKYMQADSAKKELSLQMPNYGNPEKSFSSWLGPNRYESNVPAGLLDVDALSRNGQSKINPRPGKLVIYCESDYQKNGIEVFHDVLDCSSWVLSPTILIKVIRGCWILYEKPNFEGPSIPLEEGELELPDIWGAGTSEEQNECKSLKPAVIGSIRHVVKDYRVCRIDLYTEPEGLGIVTSFFDDTEETGVFGTTQKTCSIKVHWGTWLIYEEPGFQGVPLMLEPGEYPNLAFWEKKEAYIRSMRPLKMGGRKVEFGGEPKVIIYEKPFFEGRHVEIESEIFMLDDKESEEKTRLPLTSVGSMKVLGGVWVAYEKPGFEGHQYLLEEGAYRDWTDWGGYDEELQSLRPIVGDFTSSHMIMYSEKDFGSKGSNINVLGIISNLKDTGYGLRTQSINVLSGVWVAYENPEFTGEQYILAKGLYPSIEAWGGKNCKISSVQPIVMDIVGSERGKVKVQLFSEPEFKGNCQIFEKNTRCIDSFAVKSSKILDGSCIVYDQEEFSGNQYVLEEGIYPDLMAMGCSPQVVLKSLRIINIELSEPCIALFEKVGFQGKKIEFSTEILNLQFLGYNPRIASVQVLGGVWIIYEHSNYRGRQMLLSPNEIPDWYKVSGCCQIGSLRPLLQKRVYFRLRNKETGKFMSADGNLDNLNLLRIQVAEDTDSDDQIWVYQDGFIRCWMAEDCCLTIVGNLITPGSKLGLSFERNEDKQYWRISPDGRIYSKMKPKLVLDIKGGAQYDRDHVVVNTVNEEKLTQCWEPLVV